The Pseudomonas extremaustralis genome contains a region encoding:
- the fliT gene encoding flagellar protein FliT: MMQAQLIAAYEQLLEQSQRLLEYAKKADWDGIFALKSQGLIDAAYLRRAQDQVDLDANGQQYKLELLSQILALEEQVNYFLHARQNDLGELMQINRKKSNLNTAYRASSQQVIPISHYLYRNK, translated from the coding sequence ATGATGCAAGCACAACTGATCGCCGCTTACGAACAACTGCTGGAACAGTCCCAACGCCTGCTCGAGTACGCCAAAAAAGCGGATTGGGATGGCATCTTCGCCTTGAAGTCCCAGGGACTGATCGACGCGGCTTACTTGCGCCGCGCACAAGATCAAGTTGATCTTGATGCCAATGGCCAACAATACAAGCTAGAACTACTCAGTCAGATCCTGGCCCTCGAAGAGCAAGTAAATTATTTTTTGCATGCGCGCCAGAATGACTTGGGCGAGTTGATGCAGATTAACCGCAAAAAGAGCAACCTGAATACGGCTTACCGAGCATCATCCCAGCAAGTGATACCAATAAGCCATTATTTGTATCGAAACAAATAA
- the fliS gene encoding flagellar export chaperone FliS gives MSSLRDANAYAKVGVESGILAASPHQRIVMLFDSYQASIRIARLHLQAGHIAEKGQAITKAINIVSQGLRASLDLEQGGEIAVQLDQLYDYVVRVLLRANLNNDDDALTTAAALLENVAAAWRAIGSHIEEER, from the coding sequence ATGAGTTCCCTTCGAGACGCGAATGCCTACGCCAAGGTGGGCGTGGAAAGCGGCATTTTGGCGGCCTCACCGCACCAAAGAATCGTAATGCTGTTCGACAGCTACCAGGCCTCGATCCGTATCGCGCGCCTGCATCTGCAGGCCGGCCACATCGCCGAAAAAGGCCAGGCCATCACCAAGGCAATCAACATCGTCAGCCAGGGTTTACGTGCCTCGCTGGACCTTGAACAAGGGGGGGAAATCGCTGTGCAACTGGACCAACTCTACGACTACGTGGTGCGCGTGCTGCTTCGCGCGAACCTGAACAATGACGACGACGCACTGACCACGGCGGCGGCATTGCTGGAAAATGTTGCCGCCGCCTGGCGCGCCATAGGTTCGCACATCGAGGAAGAGCGGTAG
- the fliD gene encoding flagellar filament capping protein FliD, with translation MATTTSTSSTATITSLGVGSGLDLDSILTSLEESKEASLLTPITNQETSVKAEITAYGTLTSALTSLQTAAEALADSSLYTSLTNSLSGSGVTAATTSKAEAGTYTLQVTQLAQAQSLTTDGVASKTTALGTGTLTLQVGTADAVTITLDSTNNTLEGIRTAINASGAGVTASIVNDGSDTPYRLVLTSDSTGTESAMTVTYTGDDSTDTASSLFGYDGSSGNMTQTVEALDAKLTLNGISITSQSNTVEGALQGVTLSLSAAGSSQTLTISQDTDTIYDAISAFVSAYNSYVSSVDTLTAYDADTDTAGELLGDSTTRRISTELSSDLYTAIGSGTFSYLSQLGISLEVDGTLEIDEDTLTSAITDNIDAVSQFFIGTDGKSGFIGQITDDLDTYLDEDSGLIVAKTDSLASKLEQLEERYTEKQALIDSEMARWTDEFTQLDTLISSLNSTSDYLTTQFDALNSSD, from the coding sequence ATGGCAACCACGACTTCGACCAGCTCGACTGCAACCATCACCTCCCTTGGGGTCGGCTCCGGCCTGGATCTGGACAGCATCCTGACCAGCCTGGAGGAATCCAAGGAAGCCAGCCTGCTGACGCCCATCACCAACCAGGAAACGTCGGTAAAGGCCGAAATCACCGCCTATGGCACGCTGACAAGCGCCCTGACCAGCTTGCAGACGGCGGCAGAAGCCCTGGCCGACTCAAGCTTGTACACATCACTGACCAACAGCCTGTCCGGCAGCGGTGTCACAGCCGCCACCACCAGCAAAGCCGAAGCCGGCACCTACACCCTGCAAGTGACCCAGCTGGCCCAGGCCCAAAGCTTGACCACCGACGGCGTCGCCAGCAAAACCACGGCGTTGGGCACCGGCACCCTGACCCTGCAGGTGGGCACGGCGGACGCGGTGACGATCACCCTCGACAGCACCAACAACACCCTCGAAGGCATTCGTACCGCCATCAACGCCTCCGGCGCCGGCGTGACCGCCTCGATCGTCAACGATGGCAGCGACACGCCGTACCGCCTGGTACTGACCTCCGACAGCACCGGCACCGAATCGGCGATGACCGTGACCTACACCGGCGATGACAGCACCGACACAGCCTCCAGCCTGTTCGGCTACGACGGCAGCAGCGGCAACATGACCCAGACCGTCGAAGCGCTGGACGCCAAGCTGACCCTCAACGGCATCTCGATCACCAGCCAAAGCAACACCGTGGAAGGCGCCCTGCAAGGTGTGACCCTGAGCCTGTCCGCCGCCGGCAGCTCGCAGACCCTGACGATCTCCCAGGACACCGACACGATCTACGACGCCATCTCCGCGTTTGTCAGCGCCTACAACAGTTACGTTTCCAGCGTCGACACCCTCACCGCCTACGACGCGGATACCGACACCGCCGGCGAGTTGCTGGGCGACTCGACCACCCGCCGCATCAGCACGGAGTTGAGCAGCGACCTGTACACCGCCATCGGCAGCGGCACCTTCAGTTACCTGTCGCAGTTGGGCATTTCCCTGGAAGTCGACGGCACCCTGGAGATTGACGAAGACACCTTGACCAGCGCCATCACCGACAACATCGACGCCGTGTCGCAATTCTTTATCGGCACCGATGGCAAATCCGGTTTCATCGGCCAGATCACCGACGACCTCGACACCTACCTGGACGAAGACAGCGGTTTGATCGTCGCCAAAACCGACAGCCTGGCCTCCAAACTGGAACAACTGGAAGAGCGCTACACCGAAAAGCAGGCGCTGATCGACTCCGAGATGGCGCGCTGGACCGATGAATTCACCCAGCTCGACACCCTGATCTCGTCGCTCAACTCCACATCCGACTACCTGACCACCCAGTTCGATGCACTTAACAGCAGCGATTGA
- the fliE gene encoding flagellar hook-basal body complex protein FliE, with translation MNASALTNALQQLSLLAEQAEGTSLQRIAPATGFAGELQSSLQRINQLQQTATRQSNAFQAGSEAVSLSDVMADSQKASVAFQMGVQVRNRLLSAYKDVMAMQV, from the coding sequence ATGAATGCGTCCGCACTGACCAACGCCCTGCAACAACTGTCGCTGCTGGCCGAACAGGCCGAAGGCACGAGCCTGCAACGCATCGCCCCCGCCACGGGGTTTGCCGGTGAGTTGCAGTCGTCGCTGCAGCGCATCAACCAGTTGCAACAGACCGCCACCCGCCAGTCCAACGCCTTCCAGGCCGGCAGCGAGGCGGTGTCGCTGAGCGATGTGATGGCCGATTCGCAAAAGGCCAGCGTGGCGTTCCAGATGGGCGTGCAGGTGCGCAATCGCCTGCTGAGCGCCTACAAAGACGTGATGGCCATGCAGGTGTAA
- the fliF gene encoding flagellar basal-body MS-ring/collar protein FliF: protein MSTAVLAKGAQKNLAIRTPTKPLEALTTLFRNQPLVPLLLAAAAAVAVVVALLLWAREPEYRVLFSGLGEADGGQIISELDKRAIPYRLSEGGNTILVPGDKMNALRLQLAEQGLPKGGSVGFELLDKQAFGVSQFAEHLNYQRGLEGELARTIESLGPVAKARVHLVMAKQSVFVRDREAARASVVLTLQPGRELGQSQASAIVHLVTSSVPELSVDAVTVVDQNGRLLSQVRGDANGPDGTQLDYVHEIERSYQRRIEDILTPLLGSQNVHAQVVAQVDFSSRESTAERYAPNQDSNEAAVRSKQTSEHVVDGDDAGRGVPGALTNAPPNTPAPTKATAPTPAGGTAAAATASDAKANKPASTTQSERMINYEVDRNVEHVKSSLGTIQRLTTAVVVNYRTVLKDGTPTTEPLSKEELDNINNLVRQAMGFTESRGDALQVINSPFVSEDTSVTEQPWWKTPEAYNLLTSGLRYLLVAFAALMLWWLVLRPMQRRNASHQAQMLALSAAEPGAALLPTSTGTSTGTSVVVAGQESLPHTLPRKSALYEQNLQSLQQIAAEDPRLVAMIVRGWMKKND, encoded by the coding sequence GTGAGTACCGCAGTCCTGGCCAAAGGCGCGCAAAAAAATCTGGCGATCCGTACGCCGACCAAGCCGTTGGAGGCGCTGACCACGCTGTTTCGCAACCAGCCCCTGGTGCCATTGCTGCTGGCGGCCGCCGCTGCCGTGGCGGTGGTGGTGGCGTTGCTGCTGTGGGCGCGCGAGCCGGAATACCGCGTGCTGTTTTCCGGGCTTGGCGAAGCCGATGGCGGGCAAATCATCAGCGAGCTGGACAAGCGCGCCATTCCCTATCGGCTGAGTGAAGGCGGCAACACCATCCTGGTGCCCGGCGACAAGATGAACGCCCTGCGCCTGCAACTGGCCGAGCAAGGCTTGCCCAAGGGCGGCAGTGTCGGTTTCGAGCTGCTGGACAAGCAGGCCTTCGGCGTCAGCCAGTTTGCCGAACACCTCAATTACCAGCGCGGCCTGGAAGGCGAACTGGCGCGGACCATCGAGTCCCTGGGGCCGGTGGCCAAGGCGCGGGTGCATCTGGTGATGGCCAAGCAATCGGTATTCGTGCGCGACCGTGAAGCCGCGCGCGCCTCGGTGGTGCTGACCCTGCAACCCGGCCGCGAGCTGGGGCAAAGCCAGGCCAGCGCGATCGTGCACCTGGTCACCTCCAGCGTGCCGGAACTGAGCGTCGACGCGGTCACCGTGGTCGACCAGAACGGGCGCCTGCTGTCCCAGGTCCGTGGCGATGCCAATGGCCCGGACGGCACCCAGCTCGACTATGTGCATGAGATCGAGCGCTCCTATCAGCGCCGCATCGAAGACATCCTCACGCCGTTGCTCGGCAGCCAGAACGTGCATGCCCAGGTGGTCGCCCAGGTGGACTTTTCCTCCCGCGAAAGCACCGCCGAACGCTACGCGCCGAACCAGGACAGCAACGAGGCGGCAGTGCGCAGCAAACAGACCTCCGAGCATGTGGTGGACGGCGATGACGCCGGTCGCGGCGTGCCGGGCGCGCTGACCAATGCGCCGCCCAACACCCCGGCGCCGACCAAAGCCACCGCCCCGACCCCGGCCGGCGGGACGGCTGCCGCCGCCACGGCCAGCGATGCCAAGGCCAACAAGCCCGCCAGCACCACCCAAAGCGAGCGGATGATCAACTACGAGGTCGACCGCAACGTCGAGCACGTCAAGTCGAGCCTGGGCACGATCCAGCGTCTCACCACCGCCGTGGTCGTCAACTATCGCACCGTGCTCAAGGACGGTACGCCGACCACCGAGCCGCTGAGCAAGGAAGAGTTGGACAACATCAACAACCTGGTGCGCCAGGCCATGGGCTTTACCGAAAGCCGGGGCGATGCGCTGCAGGTGATCAACAGCCCGTTTGTGAGCGAAGACACGTCGGTGACGGAGCAGCCCTGGTGGAAAACCCCCGAGGCCTACAACTTGCTGACCAGCGGCTTGCGTTATCTGCTGGTGGCCTTCGCCGCGCTGATGTTGTGGTGGCTGGTGCTGCGCCCCATGCAGCGCCGCAACGCCAGCCATCAGGCGCAGATGCTCGCCCTCAGCGCCGCCGAGCCGGGCGCCGCGTTGCTGCCGACCAGCACCGGCACCAGCACCGGCACCAGCGTCGTGGTTGCCGGTCAGGAGAGCCTGCCCCACACCCTGCCGCGCAAATCGGCTTTGTATGAGCAGAACCTGCAGAGCCTGCAACAGATCGCCGCCGAAGACCCGCGGCTGGTCGCCATGATCGTGCGCGGATGGATGAAGAAAAATGACTAA
- the fliG gene encoding flagellar motor switch protein FliG: MTNKMTGSRRSAILLLSLDADSAAEVFKFLPSSDVESISMEMARLSQVSHDEMRQVLEEFMDESDQYAAINIQTSDHIRAVLTKALGSERAASLIDDILENTNTGSGIDKLNLMEASMVAEMIRDEHPQIIATILVHLERHQASDILQLLPDRLRNDIILRIATFSGVQPVALQELTEVLGTMLDGQSLKRSKMGGVRTAAEILNLMSSTHEELAIGTVREHSEDLAQKILDEMFLFENLIDVDDRGIQTLLQQVEQNSLAIALKGSPPALLERFLHNMSQRAGQLFREDMEARGPIRMSQIETEQKAILAVVRRLSDSGDIVTARGNDTYV; encoded by the coding sequence ATGACTAACAAAATGACCGGCTCGCGCCGCAGTGCGATCTTGCTGCTGTCCCTGGACGCCGACAGCGCGGCGGAAGTGTTCAAGTTCCTGCCCAGCAGCGATGTGGAAAGCATCAGCATGGAAATGGCGCGCTTGAGCCAGGTGTCCCATGACGAAATGCGCCAGGTGCTCGAAGAGTTCATGGACGAGAGCGACCAGTACGCCGCCATCAACATCCAGACCAGCGACCATATTCGCGCGGTGCTCACCAAGGCCCTGGGCAGCGAGCGCGCCGCCAGCCTGATCGACGACATCCTCGAAAACACCAACACCGGTTCCGGCATCGACAAGCTGAACCTGATGGAAGCCTCGATGGTCGCGGAGATGATCCGCGACGAACACCCGCAGATCATCGCCACCATCCTGGTGCACCTGGAGCGCCACCAGGCCTCCGACATCCTGCAATTGCTGCCCGACCGCCTGCGCAACGACATCATCCTGCGGATCGCCACTTTTAGCGGCGTACAGCCGGTGGCGCTGCAGGAACTGACCGAAGTGCTCGGCACCATGCTCGACGGCCAAAGCCTCAAGCGCAGCAAAATGGGCGGCGTGCGCACGGCGGCGGAGATCCTCAACCTGATGAGCTCGACCCACGAAGAACTGGCCATCGGTACCGTGCGCGAACACAGCGAAGACCTGGCGCAGAAGATCCTCGACGAGATGTTCCTGTTCGAAAACCTGATCGACGTGGACGACCGTGGCATCCAGACCCTGCTGCAACAGGTCGAGCAGAACTCCCTGGCCATCGCCCTCAAAGGTTCGCCGCCGGCATTGCTCGAACGCTTCCTGCACAACATGTCCCAGCGTGCCGGGCAGTTGTTCCGCGAAGACATGGAGGCACGCGGGCCGATCCGCATGTCGCAGATCGAAACCGAACAGAAGGCCATCCTCGCCGTGGTGCGGCGTTTGTCCGACAGCGGCGACATCGTGACCGCGCGCGGCAATGACACCTATGTCTGA
- a CDS encoding flagellar assembly protein FliH, which yields MSDWQPWQMDPLASPAASTDDPHSSHRERLRKQAFQHKLDMQVLREKTLAEARQTGHAQGVEQGYAQGLEEGRQAAAVELQQQVVRTLQPLLELCRNFDEALKSMDVQIASQLVRIALEAARQLAGEALTAQPEQVLVLVNRLLDSDLELTGKPKLWLNPEDLRRVQDSLGEQLDAAGWALHADPAMLPGGCRVVSAGGELDATRPSRLGLLERNVERALDEWS from the coding sequence ATGTCTGACTGGCAACCCTGGCAGATGGACCCGCTGGCCAGCCCGGCGGCGTCCACCGACGACCCGCACAGCAGCCATCGCGAACGCCTGCGCAAGCAAGCCTTCCAGCACAAGTTGGACATGCAGGTGCTGCGCGAAAAGACCCTCGCCGAAGCCCGGCAGACCGGGCATGCCCAAGGCGTGGAGCAAGGTTATGCCCAGGGTCTGGAGGAAGGACGCCAGGCCGCCGCGGTGGAGTTGCAGCAACAGGTGGTGCGCACCCTGCAACCGCTGCTGGAGTTGTGCCGCAACTTCGACGAAGCCCTCAAATCGATGGATGTGCAGATCGCCAGCCAATTGGTGCGCATCGCCCTGGAAGCGGCGCGGCAGTTGGCCGGTGAAGCGCTGACCGCACAGCCGGAACAGGTGCTGGTGCTGGTCAACCGCCTGCTCGACAGCGACCTGGAACTCACCGGCAAACCCAAGCTGTGGCTCAACCCGGAGGATTTGCGGCGGGTTCAGGACAGCCTCGGCGAGCAGCTCGACGCGGCGGGGTGGGCCTTGCACGCCGACCCGGCGATGTTGCCGGGCGGCTGCCGTGTGGTCAGCGCCGGCGGCGAGTTGGATGCCACGCGGCCTTCGCGGTTGGGCCTGCTCGAGCGCAACGTCGAGCGCGCCCTGGATGAGTGGTCATGA
- the fliI gene encoding flagellar protein export ATPase FliI translates to MNVHLARWSQRLRTLQGEPLQVAPHLRSGRITRATGMVLEAVGLRLPLGGACRIELTAFEDVYAEAEVVGFAGDTLYLMPLAEIHGLQPGARVFAADDGQTGAGGNRRFPLGMALLGRVLDSGGQPLDGRGPLLGAHHAGLHTQPLNPLKRAPIDRQIDVGIRAINALLCVGRGQRLGLFAGSGVGKSVLLGMMARYTQADVIVVGLIGERGREVQDFIDNILGEEGLRRSVVVAAPADTSPLQRLQGALYATRVAEDFRDQGKDVLLIMDSLTRYAMAQREIALAVGEPPATKGYPPSVFAKLPKLVERTGNGPPGGGSITAFYTVLSEGDDQQDPIADSARAILDGHIVLSRHLAESGHYPAIDIEASISRAMTAIASDAQQRKANQLKQTLSRYQRNRDLISVGAYSQGHDAQLDRAVGLYPHIERFLQQRIDDRASVDETLHGLNLLFPGN, encoded by the coding sequence ATGAACGTGCATCTCGCGCGCTGGAGCCAACGCTTGCGGACGCTGCAGGGCGAGCCGTTGCAGGTTGCGCCGCACCTGCGCAGCGGGCGCATCACCCGCGCCACCGGCATGGTGCTTGAGGCAGTCGGCCTGCGTTTGCCGCTGGGCGGTGCCTGCCGCATTGAACTCACTGCCTTCGAAGACGTGTACGCCGAGGCTGAAGTGGTTGGCTTTGCCGGCGACACCCTGTACCTGATGCCCCTGGCGGAAATCCACGGCCTGCAACCGGGGGCGCGGGTGTTCGCCGCCGATGACGGCCAGACCGGCGCCGGCGGCAATCGCCGTTTCCCCCTCGGCATGGCGTTGCTCGGCCGTGTGCTCGACAGCGGTGGCCAGCCCCTGGACGGTCGCGGCCCGCTACTGGGCGCCCATCACGCCGGCTTGCACACCCAGCCGCTCAACCCGCTCAAGCGCGCACCCATCGACCGCCAGATCGACGTGGGCATCCGCGCCATCAATGCCTTGCTGTGTGTCGGGCGTGGCCAGCGCCTGGGCCTGTTTGCCGGTTCCGGCGTGGGCAAGTCGGTGCTGCTGGGCATGATGGCGCGCTACACCCAGGCCGATGTGATCGTGGTGGGGTTGATCGGCGAGCGGGGCCGCGAGGTACAGGATTTTATCGACAACATCCTCGGCGAAGAGGGCCTGCGCCGCTCCGTAGTGGTCGCCGCGCCGGCCGACACGTCGCCGCTGCAACGCTTGCAGGGTGCGCTGTACGCCACACGGGTGGCCGAGGACTTTCGCGACCAGGGCAAAGACGTGCTGCTGATCATGGATTCCCTGACGCGCTACGCCATGGCCCAGCGCGAAATCGCCCTGGCCGTGGGCGAACCGCCGGCCACCAAAGGCTACCCGCCGTCGGTGTTCGCCAAGCTGCCAAAGCTGGTGGAACGCACCGGCAACGGGCCGCCCGGTGGCGGTTCGATCACCGCGTTCTATACCGTGCTCAGCGAAGGCGACGACCAGCAGGACCCGATTGCCGACTCGGCGCGGGCGATTCTGGACGGGCATATCGTGCTGTCCCGGCACCTGGCCGAAAGCGGGCACTACCCGGCCATCGATATCGAAGCGTCGATCAGCCGGGCGATGACCGCCATCGCCAGCGACGCCCAGCAACGCAAAGCCAATCAACTCAAGCAAACGCTGTCGCGCTACCAACGCAACCGCGACCTGATCAGCGTGGGCGCCTACTCCCAGGGCCACGATGCACAACTGGACCGCGCGGTGGGCCTGTACCCGCATATCGAGCGGTTCCTGCAGCAGCGTATCGACGACCGCGCCAGCGTCGACGAAACCCTGCACGGCCTCAACCTGTTGTTTCCCGGCAACTGA
- the fliJ gene encoding flagellar export protein FliJ produces MADDSLHLLIELTAKARDVAARALAQSRAAEQQVINQLRALDQYQQEYRQNLQLELAKDGMSPSALTNYRGFLQSLEDAVERAQKSLERHRKQVAHHQIAWMAQWRKVSAIEALLSRRAEQAQVRAGRLEQRHTDELASQLRRRAATFPSSIDSSH; encoded by the coding sequence ATGGCTGACGACTCGCTGCACCTGCTGATCGAACTGACCGCCAAGGCCCGCGACGTCGCGGCCCGCGCCCTGGCGCAAAGCCGCGCCGCCGAACAACAGGTGATCAACCAGTTGCGCGCCCTGGACCAGTACCAGCAAGAGTACCGCCAGAACCTGCAACTGGAGCTGGCCAAGGACGGCATGAGCCCCTCGGCCTTGACCAATTACCGCGGCTTTTTGCAGTCGTTGGAAGACGCCGTGGAGCGCGCGCAGAAGAGCCTGGAACGGCACCGCAAACAGGTGGCGCACCACCAGATCGCGTGGATGGCGCAGTGGCGCAAGGTCAGCGCGATCGAGGCTTTGTTGAGCCGTCGCGCCGAGCAGGCCCAGGTGCGCGCCGGGCGTCTCGAACAGCGCCACACCGATGAGCTGGCCAGCCAGTTACGGCGGCGGGCGGCGACGTTTCCTTCTTCCATCGACAGCAGCCACTAA
- a CDS encoding flagellar hook-length control protein FliK: protein MDILASLMPQAAASTPTAAPTDAPAEASLVPSVSFSQVLSQVSAPVADPLPVVVPVETAPVAPVAPQASVAPEPVVTPVPVVAQVQPLATEPTTPVVDDVLNLIADEPVASVQDPEPTSKGDTSLDDIRQRMALIESAGQSDTAAMIVVPAIPVSVPVAAPVAVSTASSASTPVINTVQAPSVPVAEDDADIASESLDLPDAMPAPVASVADSVPTVHTQTDDRQPDSQPDGQTVFSLAPAPVRAAPDNVASSGLVLSAAIGSSEWAADLGQQMVDMVTRGEQQVDLRLHPAELGPLSISLNLNDGTTQAQFQAAHASVRAAVEQALPQLREALASQGIALGQASVSDQSSRQAAGGQAQRDPQANPANVAVSRDEALPAQVQQVLLRSSGVDLYV, encoded by the coding sequence ATGGATATTCTTGCGTCGTTAATGCCCCAGGCCGCCGCGTCTACGCCGACCGCTGCGCCGACCGATGCGCCCGCCGAGGCATCGCTGGTGCCGAGCGTGTCGTTTTCGCAAGTGTTGAGCCAGGTGAGTGCGCCCGTGGCGGACCCGCTACCGGTGGTGGTACCGGTCGAAACCGCGCCGGTTGCGCCGGTTGCGCCACAGGCCTCAGTCGCCCCCGAGCCTGTCGTGACGCCCGTGCCGGTGGTCGCCCAGGTGCAGCCGCTCGCCACCGAGCCGACAACGCCAGTGGTGGACGACGTGTTGAACCTCATCGCCGATGAACCCGTGGCGTCCGTTCAAGACCCCGAGCCGACCTCCAAAGGCGACACCAGCCTGGACGATATCCGCCAGCGCATGGCGTTGATCGAGAGCGCCGGCCAGTCGGACACCGCCGCGATGATCGTGGTGCCGGCGATTCCCGTCAGTGTGCCGGTGGCGGCGCCCGTGGCCGTGAGCACTGCGTCCTCGGCGTCGACCCCGGTGATCAACACGGTTCAGGCGCCCAGCGTGCCGGTGGCGGAGGACGATGCCGACATCGCCAGCGAATCCCTCGACCTGCCGGATGCCATGCCGGCCCCTGTCGCCAGCGTTGCCGACAGCGTGCCCACGGTGCATACGCAAACCGACGACCGACAGCCCGACAGCCAGCCCGATGGGCAAACCGTCTTCAGCCTTGCGCCGGCCCCCGTGCGGGCCGCGCCCGACAACGTCGCGAGCAGCGGCCTGGTGCTCAGCGCCGCCATCGGCAGCAGCGAATGGGCCGCCGACCTGGGCCAGCAGATGGTCGACATGGTCACGCGCGGTGAGCAGCAGGTGGACCTACGCCTGCATCCGGCCGAGTTGGGGCCGCTGTCCATCAGCCTCAACCTGAACGACGGCACCACCCAGGCACAGTTCCAGGCGGCCCATGCCTCGGTGCGGGCGGCGGTGGAGCAGGCGTTGCCGCAACTGCGCGAGGCCCTGGCGAGCCAAGGCATCGCGCTGGGGCAGGCGTCGGTCAGCGACCAGTCTTCGCGCCAGGCGGCAGGCGGCCAGGCGCAGCGTGACCCGCAGGCCAACCCGGCGAACGTGGCGGTCAGCCGCGACGAGGCGCTGCCGGCGCAGGTCCAGCAGGTGCTGCTGCGCAGTTCGGGGGTCGACCTGTACGTCTGA
- the fliL gene encoding flagellar basal body-associated protein FliL yields MTTTRKTPWLLILLLALVVVAGSSAGTYVYLCRVAKTGEVAKAEPAETKPQAPRLVNIAPMTVNLVNERDEPRLLYVGFALEVADDATQAQLLQYMPQVRSQLLTLLSGQNSAQVITPQGKAALAERILHTLGQPLAPQQPAPAVLRVLYTDFIVQ; encoded by the coding sequence ATGACCACCACCCGCAAAACCCCCTGGCTCCTGATTCTGCTGCTGGCGCTGGTCGTCGTTGCCGGCAGCTCTGCCGGCACCTACGTCTACCTCTGCCGGGTCGCCAAGACCGGCGAGGTGGCGAAGGCCGAGCCCGCCGAGACAAAACCCCAGGCGCCACGGCTGGTCAACATCGCGCCGATGACGGTCAACCTGGTGAACGAGCGCGACGAGCCACGCCTGCTGTATGTGGGGTTTGCCCTGGAAGTGGCGGATGACGCGACCCAGGCGCAGTTGCTGCAATACATGCCGCAAGTGCGCAGCCAACTGTTGACCCTGTTGAGCGGGCAGAACTCCGCGCAGGTCATCACGCCCCAGGGCAAGGCGGCGCTGGCCGAGCGCATCCTGCACACCCTCGGGCAACCCCTGGCACCGCAGCAACCCGCACCCGCGGTGCTGCGTGTGCTGTACACCGACTTTATCGTGCAGTAA
- the fliM gene encoding flagellar motor switch protein FliM, which translates to MAIDDLLSQDEIDMLLRGGDEGDAPADDADTLDASRVRPYDPATQHRVIHERLHALDIINERFARYFRMSLFNLIRRSIDITVKSVRYQSYSEFSMHMPMPTNINLLAMKPLRGTALVVFPPSVVFMVVDNLFGGDGRFVTKSEGREFTHTEQRIIRRLLSLAVDAYKDAWKSVYPLDIEYLRSEMQAKFANITSSPNEIVVNATFHLEVGNLSSDFNIVIPYLMIEPMRQLLNGPLTDTNPDEERYWNKRMAGEIAHSEIELIADFVELDARMGQVMALKVGDVLPIELPDIISARVDGVPVMTCEYGSQNGQRALLVKDLVDHSLSLSSSSTSRFVKGHVSTAKESDHD; encoded by the coding sequence ATGGCCATTGACGATTTGCTCTCCCAGGACGAGATCGACATGCTGCTTCGCGGCGGCGACGAGGGTGATGCACCGGCGGACGACGCCGACACCCTGGACGCTTCGCGAGTACGCCCTTACGACCCGGCGACCCAGCACCGGGTGATCCATGAGCGTCTGCACGCCCTGGACATCATCAACGAGCGCTTCGCCCGTTACTTTCGCATGAGCCTGTTCAACCTGATCCGGCGCAGCATCGACATCACCGTCAAAAGCGTGCGCTACCAGAGCTACAGCGAATTTTCGATGCACATGCCGATGCCCACCAACATCAACCTGCTGGCGATGAAACCGCTGCGCGGTACGGCCCTGGTGGTGTTCCCGCCGAGCGTGGTGTTCATGGTGGTGGACAACCTGTTCGGCGGCGACGGGCGCTTCGTGACCAAGTCCGAAGGCCGCGAATTCACGCACACCGAGCAGCGCATCATCCGGCGTTTGCTGAGCCTGGCGGTAGACGCCTACAAGGATGCCTGGAAGTCGGTCTACCCCCTGGACATCGAATACTTGCGCTCGGAGATGCAGGCCAAGTTCGCCAACATCACCAGCTCGCCGAACGAAATCGTGGTCAATGCCACCTTCCACCTGGAGGTCGGCAACCTGTCCAGCGATTTCAACATCGTGATCCCGTACCTGATGATCGAGCCGATGCGCCAATTGCTCAACGGCCCGTTGACCGATACCAATCCCGACGAAGAGCGCTACTGGAACAAGCGCATGGCCGGTGAGATCGCCCATTCGGAGATCGAGCTGATTGCCGACTTCGTCGAACTGGACGCCCGCATGGGCCAGGTCATGGCGCTCAAGGTGGGCGATGTGTTGCCCATCGAGCTGCCCGACATCATCAGCGCGCGGGTCGACGGCGTGCCGGTCATGACCTGTGAATACGGCAGCCAGAACGGCCAGCGCGCGTTATTGGTCAAGGACCTGGTCGACCACTCCCTGAGCCTTTCTTCCTCTTCTACCAGCCGATTCGTGAAGGGCCACGTGTCCACTGCCAAGGAATCCGACCATGACTGA